Proteins from a genomic interval of Clostridium sp. M62/1:
- a CDS encoding helix-turn-helix domain-containing protein: MNKELLEPIMRAHGDKNKDLAAAIGMSVPNFSTIWNGRGEFALKYIRLIARRYSLTPEQVYKIFIFPQG; encoded by the coding sequence ATGAATAAAGAACTGCTTGAGCCGATCATGCGTGCTCACGGAGATAAAAACAAGGACTTGGCTGCGGCCATTGGTATGTCCGTTCCGAACTTCTCCACCATCTGGAATGGTCGTGGCGAGTTTGCTCTGAAGTATATCCGTCTCATTGCCCGGAGATATTCTCTTACCCCGGAGCAGGTCTATAAAATCTTTATCTTTCCGCAGGGGTAA
- a CDS encoding GH25 family lysozyme — protein MTIKGMDISYWQGNVDFARVAADGIKFAILREGYAQTVDAKFRQYVEGCRKNGIEIKGVYHFSYAINAEQAAQEAAFCIKQMEQAGLGKDVIVFYDFEYDTVKKAKAKGVTLGKNECIAFTKAFCEYVESHGYKAGVYSNIDYHRNMYSDEVLSKYVYWLADYTGSPDYDCAFHQYTSSGTVSGIDGKVDMDYYYGEEIKENQGEKKSVTEVAKEVLAGDWGNGDDRKNRLAAAGYDYATVQAEVNRLAGATSAPKKSVAEIAKEVIAGQWGNGDDRKNRIKAAGYDYDTVQKEVNAQLGVKPQKSVTEVAKEVIAGKWGNGETRKQKLKAAGYDYAAVQKKVNELL, from the coding sequence ATGACAATCAAAGGTATGGACATTTCATATTGGCAGGGCAATGTAGACTTTGCCAGAGTAGCAGCAGACGGCATCAAGTTCGCAATCCTTCGTGAAGGATACGCACAGACGGTAGACGCAAAGTTCCGCCAGTATGTGGAAGGCTGCAGAAAGAACGGCATCGAAATCAAGGGAGTATATCATTTCAGTTATGCGATCAACGCAGAGCAGGCAGCGCAGGAGGCGGCATTCTGCATCAAGCAGATGGAGCAGGCAGGTCTCGGAAAAGATGTGATTGTATTCTACGATTTTGAGTACGACACTGTAAAGAAAGCCAAGGCAAAGGGAGTAACCCTCGGAAAGAATGAGTGCATCGCATTTACAAAGGCATTCTGCGAGTATGTGGAAAGCCATGGATACAAGGCAGGTGTTTATTCCAACATCGACTACCACAGAAATATGTATTCGGACGAAGTGCTCTCCAAGTATGTGTACTGGCTCGCAGATTACACAGGATCTCCGGACTATGACTGCGCATTCCACCAGTACACCAGTTCCGGAACAGTAAGCGGCATCGATGGCAAGGTAGATATGGATTACTACTACGGAGAGGAAATCAAAGAGAACCAGGGCGAGAAGAAATCCGTCACTGAGGTGGCAAAGGAAGTGCTCGCAGGAGACTGGGGAAACGGAGATGACCGCAAGAATAGACTGGCTGCTGCCGGATATGACTACGCAACGGTGCAGGCAGAAGTGAACCGCCTTGCAGGAGCAACCTCCGCACCGAAAAAGAGCGTGGCAGAAATCGCCAAGGAAGTCATTGCAGGACAGTGGGGAAATGGCGATGACAGAAAGAACCGCATCAAGGCAGCAGGATATGACTACGATACAGTCCAGAAAGAGGTCAATGCACAGCTTGGAGTAAAACCGCAGAAAAGCGTTACTGAGGTAGCCAAGGAAGTGATCGCAGGCAAGTGGGGCAACGGCGAAACCAGAAAGCAGAAGCTGAAGGCAGCCGGATACGACTACGCAGCCGTGCAGAAGAAGGTCAATGAACTTCTGTAA
- a CDS encoding IS30 family transposase: protein MRRFKQLSRADRLKLEALLKAGHGKQEIADQIGVHVSTIYREIKRGTYTHTNSDLTEEERYSPDIAEDKYQQNLRDKGPDLKIGKDHRLAEYIETKIAEDGYSPGAVLGEIKAKGLEFETEISKPTLYSYIDKGIFLTITNKELPVKGRRKKKNKKVRRQARANAGTSIEKRPEDIDTREEFGHWEMDTVVGKRGESKHSLLVLTERKTRNELIYLLYEHTTEQVCKRLDQLEAEWGERFGQVFKTITVDNGSEFADWEGMQQSAADESEKRVTVFYCHPYCSFERGSNENQNRLVRRKIPKGENFDDRTEDDIQRVEDWINDYPREMFGWKTSGELFQKELARLA from the coding sequence ATGCGCAGATTTAAACAGTTATCCAGAGCCGACAGGCTGAAATTAGAAGCACTGCTGAAAGCAGGACACGGCAAACAGGAAATCGCTGACCAGATAGGAGTCCATGTCAGCACCATATACCGTGAGATAAAGAGAGGAACATACACACATACCAATTCAGATCTGACAGAGGAAGAACGGTACTCCCCAGACATCGCAGAGGATAAGTATCAACAGAACCTGCGAGATAAGGGTCCAGACCTTAAGATAGGCAAAGACCACAGACTGGCAGAGTACATAGAAACAAAGATAGCAGAGGACGGATACTCGCCCGGAGCAGTCCTCGGAGAAATTAAAGCCAAGGGGTTGGAGTTTGAAACAGAGATTAGCAAGCCGACCCTTTACAGTTACATCGACAAGGGGATATTCCTCACAATCACAAATAAGGAACTCCCAGTAAAAGGCAGACGGAAAAAGAAGAATAAGAAAGTCCGCAGGCAGGCGAGAGCCAACGCAGGTACAAGCATAGAGAAGCGGCCAGAGGACATCGACACCAGAGAGGAATTCGGACACTGGGAGATGGACACAGTGGTAGGCAAGAGAGGGGAAAGTAAACACAGCCTTCTGGTACTGACAGAGAGAAAGACCAGGAACGAACTCATATACCTTTTATATGAGCACACGACTGAGCAGGTCTGCAAGCGACTGGATCAGTTAGAAGCGGAATGGGGAGAGCGATTCGGGCAGGTGTTCAAGACCATAACCGTGGACAATGGCTCGGAGTTCGCTGACTGGGAGGGAATGCAGCAGTCGGCAGCAGATGAGTCCGAAAAGAGAGTGACCGTGTTCTACTGCCACCCATACTGCTCCTTTGAGCGTGGCAGCAACGAAAACCAGAACCGACTGGTGCGCAGGAAGATACCAAAGGGAGAGAACTTCGATGACCGGACAGAGGACGATATCCAGAGGGTAGAGGACTGGATCAACGACTACCCAAGGGAGATGTTCGGATGGAAAACCTCCGGCGAACTGTTCCAGAAAGAACTGGCGAGACTGGCATAA